Below is a window of Penaeus monodon isolate SGIC_2016 chromosome 13, NSTDA_Pmon_1, whole genome shotgun sequence DNA.
ctctctcctttttccccctctcttctcctttcccctctcttttctctctttcttctctctctccctttttccctccccccccccccccccttttctctctctctctctcttctctctcccctctatctcttcttctctttctctctcctccctctctctctctctctcctctctcttcctcctcccctctcttctctttcttttttccccttttccctcctttctctctttctctctcttctctctctcccctcttttcccctctctctctctctgctctctcttcctccctcctctccccctcccctctctctctctctcctccccccccctccccccccccctctctctctcccctccctctctctctctctctctctctcctcatggtTTATTTGCATAGtagtgcatgattttttttttttttttttttttcatttctcatcacagttgtatttaaattatatgattattagtagGCCCACAgaacatttttttatgaaatgttttatgttatcctcttttttatttggaaattttcccaaaagctcATATGATAGCACTTTCACATTCCTGAAGatttctgttatatattatattttacaaatgtCTGAGTAATGATTTTTATTGCAGTAAGTAGCCAGATGGCAACGGTAGGGGGTGAGTTGGTGGGTGGCGAACTGGGCGTGGTCCTGGAGGAAACTGGAGTAGGCGTGACATTTGTTGACCCACCTTCCCTCGAGTCCTCCAGCCTGACAGAAGATGCCCTACACAACGACCTTACTGTGTGCCAATACATACTACCACATGATGTTACGGGTCAGTTATGTTCAGATAATAGATGAAAAGATATCTTTGTTAGCATATGGCTACTATTCTGGTGCTAATGTTGtattcttatagttattatttaccAATTTATATGTTTTCTATTTTAAGTCAAACAGTTTTAGGTTCTTAAAATCTGGGGAACAAATTATGGGGTTAatgtaataagaattattatctaATCTCTTATTTGTTAAAACATCTTTATTTACAGTTGCTGGATTTGAAGAGGTAGTGGAAGAAGTGGAATTAGGCTCCCCATCATGGGATAATCTCAACaagtcttcctcctcatcttcacttAGCCATGACTCGGGTATTAGTGCAGATCCTAGTCCTGATGTTTTCTTTACACTCATTGAGGAAACGGTGGCACCCAGTGGGTTACTTACAGCCTCCCCAGGCCAAGAAGGAGGTGAAGTCATTGTAGAAAGGATTTATGAAATGAAAGATGACCTGTGTTTTACGGAGTCTACACCAGAAATCAAGGACGAGCCTCTAGAAACAGTGGAACATTGTGTGGAATTGGAGAGTGGAGAACAGATAGTCGAACATGAAGAGCCTTGGCCCAAACGGCGAAAGAGTCAGGACGACGCTGAGGATGAGTGCGAGGCAAGCGAGGTGGAGACTAAGAAAGGGAGCCGTGTTAGAGTAGTTGCTTATCACTGCTCTGATTGTAGTGTCAATTTTACTGATGAGAGTGAATTCAGAGCTCACATGGAAGCTCACTTGATCAAACTGCAGAATTCGTGCGCGCTTTGTAGTACAGAGTTTCCAACAAAATCTGAACTTCAAGATCATATCAAAGAACATTTTTCTAAAAATTCATCTCATACCTGTAACATTTGTGAGCAAAAATTTGTTTCAAAGAGTGGTCTGAAACGTCATAAGAAGCAGCTACATAACTTTGGAAGTGTTGTTGTATTGAATACTGCTGTAAAATGTGGGGTATGTCAGGCTGTATTTTCTGATAAGGCTGCATTAAGGCAGCATGCTGCATCTCATGCTACAAGAAAGCCATTTACATGTGAAGAGTGTGGAGCAACATTTACCCAAAACGGATCACTTCAAGTCCATCTTCGCCGTCATAGAGGAGAGAAGCCATTTACCTGTCAGTTATGTGGTAATAGTTTTACCAGAGCACACAGTCTCAAAGtacatatgaaaacacacacaggtGAGAAGCCATATGCCTGCGAATACTGTGGTGCATGTTTTGTAACTTCATCTCATCTGACAGTTCATCGGCGGACTCATACAGGTGAAAGACCCTATTCTTGTAGTGATTGTGGAGCCACATTCATAACCACTTCACACTTAAATGTACATCGAAGAGTACACACTGGAGGTGGAAACAACACTGGCACACCAGTTAGTTGTCCTCAGTGCCAAGCAACATTTAATGATCCAGCCCAGCTCCGCCATCACCGACGCACTCAGCACAGAGTGACTCACCAGCAGTCAATGCAAGTAACATGTAAAGTGTGTGACAAGCGATTTTCAACCCACTCTCAGCTAGGTAAACACATGGTGCATGAATGTGGTTGAGTTTGGCTGAATTTAGGGGGCACAATGGCTTGGATATTTAAGAATTGTAGATCTTGGTTGTTGCAAATGATGGCGTTGATCACAAAGTGATCAGCTAGATTTTCTCAGAAATTTAACAAATTTAGATGGATCAAGAATAAAAAAGCTATGAAActttgtagctatatatatagtaaaagaaaaGTTCTTTGGGAGCAAGACCTCTCAGTCTAAAGATTGTGAGGCCATAAATAAGTCTGATTGCCTTTTTAAGCGTTCCATAAACATCATGAACACGGCCCTAGTAGTGTCTGTCGTGTTGCGGTGATAGATGTCCCGCAAGACAGTAGTCTTGTAGCTAGTCTTGAAGTAGTCTCATGCGGGTAGTGTTTCGGTTTTGTTTTTTAGAAGATGCTGCCTTTTGATGCAAGTAGAAAAACCAAAGATTTAACTGTGCCATATGTTTTGCAGTGGAAATTActgcagttttatttatttataatatgtattctattttatttaataacaGTATTGTTAAGTTATTTATTTCTCCTTGTTGTTTTTGTACAATAATGTGTCTTAGATTTTTGAGTGTTACCTACAAAAGTAACTCTCTTGTGTTTTAGGCTTTTAATAATCAGGGTACAATTACTTTCTGAAGCATCGGATAACTTACACGCTTAAGACTGCATAACTTGTTATACCTGCTGATCACCTAGATCAGTCATCAAGTGTTTTAGTCTACAACATAGAACAAAATCCTAGTCAGAATGTATGAGACATCATGTCAGCCATAAGTCTGGAAGATCAGCTACATAGTTTGCTGTCTCTCCACTTTCCATTATGATAGTCATAACTGTACTGAATTGCATTTTAGGAGCACTTCAAATCAATGAAGTTTCACTGACCTTGAAAAAAATAGCAGTTGGTATTGATAGTCTGTAtaggaaaatgtataaataaaaaaaaaacaaaaaaagaaaaggcaaaacaaaaatatgaaacgtAGTGTAATAAAAGACATATGACAGTTCCTTCTGAGAAATTATTGCTATTTTGAGGAAGCAATCATAGGAAAGAGataattttaagtatttatttatgaacAATATGATATTCATTGTACAAGTGATAACATGTACTTAAC
It encodes the following:
- the LOC119580320 gene encoding zinc finger protein OZF-like isoform X1, with the protein product MLSPPFVSSQMATVGGELVGGELGVVLEETGVGVTFVDPPSLESSSLTEDALHNDLTVCQYILPHDVTVAGFEEVVEEVELGSPSWDNLNKSSSSSSLSHDSGISADPSPDVFFTLIEETVAPSGLLTASPGQEGGEVIVERIYEMKDDLCFTESTPEIKDEPLETVEHCVELESGEQIVEHEEPWPKRRKSQDDAEDECEASEVETKKGSRVRVVAYHCSDCSVNFTDESEFRAHMEAHLIKLQNSCALCSTEFPTKSELQDHIKEHFSKNSSHTCNICEQKFVSKSGLKRHKKQLHNFGSVVVLNTAVKCGVCQAVFSDKAALRQHAASHATRKPFTCEECGATFTQNGSLQVHLRRHRGEKPFTCQLCGNSFTRAHSLKVHMKTHTGEKPYACEYCGACFVTSSHLTVHRRTHTGERPYSCSDCGATFITTSHLNVHRRVHTGGGNNTGTPVSCPQCQATFNDPAQLRHHRRTQHRVTHQQSMQVTCKVCDKRFSTHSQLGKHMVHECG
- the LOC119580320 gene encoding zinc finger protein OZF-like isoform X2, translating into MATVGGELVGGELGVVLEETGVGVTFVDPPSLESSSLTEDALHNDLTVCQYILPHDVTVAGFEEVVEEVELGSPSWDNLNKSSSSSSLSHDSGISADPSPDVFFTLIEETVAPSGLLTASPGQEGGEVIVERIYEMKDDLCFTESTPEIKDEPLETVEHCVELESGEQIVEHEEPWPKRRKSQDDAEDECEASEVETKKGSRVRVVAYHCSDCSVNFTDESEFRAHMEAHLIKLQNSCALCSTEFPTKSELQDHIKEHFSKNSSHTCNICEQKFVSKSGLKRHKKQLHNFGSVVVLNTAVKCGVCQAVFSDKAALRQHAASHATRKPFTCEECGATFTQNGSLQVHLRRHRGEKPFTCQLCGNSFTRAHSLKVHMKTHTGEKPYACEYCGACFVTSSHLTVHRRTHTGERPYSCSDCGATFITTSHLNVHRRVHTGGGNNTGTPVSCPQCQATFNDPAQLRHHRRTQHRVTHQQSMQVTCKVCDKRFSTHSQLGKHMVHECG